In the genome of Nocardioides marmoribigeumensis, one region contains:
- a CDS encoding NAD(P)H-quinone dehydrogenase encodes MTHVAIIGGGPGGYEAALVAAQLEAEVTVVDTDGIGGSAVLTDCVPSKTLIATAEVMTQTEVAGELGITFGVEPDGSADRTADASVDLAAVNQRVLGLADAQSKDIAQRLEREGVTLVRGHGRLDGPEKVVVDTGSGEQVVEADVVLVATGAAPRTLPSAQPDGERILTWEQVYALEAMPEHLVVVGSGVTGAEFAGAYNALGCEVTLVSSRDRVLPGEDADAAEVLEQVFHRRGMTVLGKSRMAGVERRGDSVLVSLEDGRTVEGSHCLLALGSVPNTSSLALDTAGVTTDDGGFVKVDRVSRTSARGVYAAGDCTGVLMLASVAAMQGRIAMWHALGDAVSPLDLKSVSSNVFTAPEIATVGWSQRAVDAGEIEAEAVTLPLATNARAKMQGVQDGFVKLLARPGTGIVVGGVVVAPRASELIHAISIAVGQNLTVDQLAGVFTVYPSMSGSVAEAARRLHRR; translated from the coding sequence GCGGGTCGGCGGTGCTGACCGACTGCGTGCCCAGCAAGACCCTGATCGCCACCGCCGAGGTGATGACGCAGACCGAGGTGGCCGGCGAGCTGGGCATCACCTTCGGGGTGGAGCCCGACGGGAGCGCCGACCGCACCGCCGACGCCTCGGTCGACCTGGCCGCGGTCAACCAGCGCGTCCTCGGCCTGGCCGACGCGCAGAGCAAGGACATCGCGCAGCGGCTCGAGCGCGAGGGCGTCACGCTGGTCAGGGGTCACGGGCGCCTCGACGGACCGGAGAAGGTCGTGGTCGACACCGGCTCCGGCGAGCAGGTCGTCGAGGCCGACGTCGTGCTCGTCGCGACCGGGGCCGCCCCGCGCACCCTGCCGTCCGCGCAGCCCGACGGCGAGCGGATCCTCACCTGGGAGCAGGTCTACGCCCTCGAGGCGATGCCGGAGCACCTGGTGGTCGTCGGCTCGGGCGTGACGGGCGCGGAGTTCGCGGGCGCCTACAACGCGCTCGGCTGCGAGGTCACGCTGGTCAGCAGCCGCGACCGCGTGCTCCCCGGCGAGGACGCCGACGCGGCCGAGGTCCTCGAGCAGGTCTTCCACCGCCGCGGCATGACCGTGCTCGGCAAGTCCCGCATGGCCGGGGTGGAGCGCCGCGGCGACTCCGTCCTGGTGTCGCTCGAGGACGGCCGCACCGTCGAGGGCAGCCACTGCCTGCTCGCGCTGGGCTCGGTGCCCAACACCTCCTCCCTGGCCCTCGACACCGCCGGCGTCACCACCGACGACGGCGGCTTCGTCAAGGTGGACCGGGTCTCGCGCACCTCGGCCCGCGGGGTCTACGCCGCCGGCGACTGCACCGGGGTGCTCATGCTCGCCTCGGTCGCGGCCATGCAGGGACGCATCGCGATGTGGCACGCGTTGGGCGACGCGGTCTCGCCGCTGGACCTCAAGTCGGTCTCCTCCAACGTCTTCACCGCCCCCGAGATCGCCACCGTGGGCTGGAGCCAGCGCGCCGTCGACGCCGGCGAGATCGAGGCCGAGGCGGTGACCCTGCCGCTGGCCACCAACGCCCGGGCCAAGATGCAGGGCGTCCAGGACGGCTTCGTCAAGCTCCTCGCGCGGCCGGGCACCGGCATCGTCGTCGGCGGCGTCGTGGTCGCGCCCCGCGCCAGCGAGCTCATCCACGCCATCTCGATCGCGGTCGGGCAGAACCTCACCGTCGACCAGCTGGCAGGTGTGTTCACCGTCTACCCGTCGATGAGCGGGTCGGTCGCCGAGGCCGCGCGCCGGCTCCACCGGCGCTGA
- a CDS encoding SpoIID/LytB domain-containing protein, which yields MRRLALAALTTVTAVTTTVAVTGAGEGASASVAVSQVYRVPDSGRFTVRGHGWGHGHGMSQHGAQGAARKGLNAQQILAFYYPGTRRTIAADGLIRVLITADTSDPVAVRPRSGLSVRDLGPDGTGTTTYSLPTTVGARTWRVRASTADRDRVQYYDGKAWRAWRPGGRATLLGRGELFSPDGPVALIVPGATVLYRGALRSAAPTPGSTARDTVNVLSLDDYVKGVIPAEMPASWEPAAVRAQAVAARTYAVYDREAHPTRYYDTCDTTMCQVYRGVAVEDSRSNDAADRTAGQIRTLDGKAIFSQFSSSNGGWTSQGSVAGKPAPYLAHKQDPYDGWAGNTNHSWSTTLAAGTISRAYPTIGRLLRVRVRQREGGGDWQGRVEKLVLVGTKGSKQLSGDEFRSRFGLKSTWFRL from the coding sequence ATGCGCCGCCTCGCCCTCGCCGCCCTCACCACGGTCACCGCCGTGACCACGACGGTCGCGGTCACCGGAGCAGGGGAGGGCGCCAGCGCCTCGGTCGCGGTCAGCCAGGTCTACCGGGTCCCCGACTCCGGCAGGTTCACCGTCCGCGGGCACGGGTGGGGCCACGGTCACGGGATGAGCCAGCACGGCGCCCAGGGCGCGGCTCGCAAGGGTCTCAACGCCCAGCAGATCCTCGCGTTCTACTACCCCGGCACGCGGCGCACGATCGCCGCCGACGGTCTGATCCGCGTGCTCATCACCGCCGACACCTCCGACCCGGTCGCCGTCCGCCCCCGCAGCGGCCTGTCGGTGCGTGACCTGGGTCCCGACGGGACCGGCACGACGACGTACTCCCTGCCGACCACGGTGGGAGCGCGCACCTGGCGCGTGCGGGCCAGCACCGCCGACCGCGACCGCGTGCAGTACTACGACGGCAAGGCCTGGCGGGCCTGGCGCCCGGGCGGTCGCGCCACGCTGCTGGGCCGCGGCGAGCTCTTCTCGCCCGACGGCCCCGTCGCGCTGATCGTCCCGGGAGCCACCGTCCTCTACCGCGGCGCCCTGCGCTCCGCGGCGCCCACGCCGGGCTCGACCGCGCGCGACACGGTCAACGTGCTGTCGCTCGACGACTACGTCAAGGGCGTGATCCCGGCCGAGATGCCCGCCTCGTGGGAGCCCGCGGCCGTGCGGGCCCAGGCCGTCGCCGCGCGCACCTACGCCGTCTACGACCGTGAGGCGCACCCGACGCGCTACTACGACACCTGCGACACCACGATGTGCCAGGTCTACCGCGGGGTGGCCGTCGAGGACTCCCGCAGCAACGACGCCGCCGACCGGACGGCGGGCCAGATCCGCACGCTCGACGGCAAGGCGATCTTCTCCCAGTTCTCCTCCAGCAACGGCGGCTGGACCAGCCAGGGCTCGGTCGCCGGCAAGCCGGCGCCCTACCTCGCCCACAAGCAGGACCCGTACGACGGGTGGGCCGGCAACACCAACCACAGCTGGAGCACCACGCTCGCGGCCGGCACGATCAGCCGCGCCTACCCGACCATCGGCCGGCTGCTGCGGGTGCGTGTGAGGCAGCGCGAGGGCGGGGGCGACTGGCAGGGCCGCGTCGAGAAGCTCGTGCTCGTGGGGACCAAGGGGTCCAAGCAGCTCAGCGGTGACGAGTTCCGGTCCCGGTTCGGCCTGAAGTCGACCTGGTTCCGCCTGTGA